One genomic segment of Pseudomonas fortuita includes these proteins:
- a CDS encoding pentapeptide repeat-containing protein gives MNYLPFALLLVLSPALAVSADDDGNDAPLTINGCVIAEASQCPGANLRGANLANQDLRKMNLAGADLRDADLRHARLDLANLEKARLQGANLTRASLQQSNLRVADLSNSKLVAIQGWGLFAQGAQFEKADLSAAFLQFARLSGAKLQQANLQAADLEMAWLSKADLQGANLSDANLQEAKFGQSNLARADLRGARQHYGNFQEANMEGCKGCPDTWDK, from the coding sequence ATGAACTACCTGCCATTTGCCTTGCTGTTGGTACTGTCCCCTGCCTTGGCCGTGAGCGCCGACGACGATGGCAACGATGCCCCGTTGACCATCAACGGCTGCGTCATTGCCGAAGCCAGCCAATGCCCGGGGGCCAACCTGCGCGGTGCCAACCTGGCCAATCAGGACCTGCGCAAGATGAACCTGGCCGGCGCCGACCTGCGTGATGCCGACCTGCGCCATGCCCGGCTCGACCTGGCCAACCTGGAAAAAGCCCGCCTGCAGGGCGCCAACCTGACCCGTGCCAGCCTGCAACAGAGCAACCTGCGTGTGGCGGACCTGAGCAACAGCAAGCTGGTGGCCATTCAGGGCTGGGGCTTGTTCGCCCAAGGGGCACAGTTTGAAAAGGCCGACCTCAGTGCTGCCTTCTTGCAGTTCGCCAGGTTGTCCGGGGCGAAGCTGCAGCAGGCCAACTTGCAGGCGGCGGACCTGGAGATGGCCTGGCTGAGCAAGGCTGATCTGCAAGGGGCCAACCTCAGCGATGCCAACCTGCAGGAGGCCAAGTTTGGCCAGAGCAACCTGGCGCGTGCGGATTTGCGCGGGGCGCGGCAGCATTACGGGAACTTCCAGGAGGCCAACATGGAGGGGTGCAAGGGATGCCCGGATACATGGGACAAATGA